The DNA region GTTAACAATCGGTTTTATTTTAGTCACACAACTTtaataagttttttatttttattttggtcaccctATTAATTCAATGATATTGTACACTCATTATAGTCACCCAACTtcaataaattttcattattttcggTCTTTTACTTTTAACGAAAAGtggtcaaaataaaattttattaaaggtgagtgaccaaaatgaaaatagttGTTAACTTTAGTGCCCaatttgcaatttttttattttcaatgcaaaaaattatgaaattaggtGATCAATTAGAATGGTTTTTAGTTACTTGTAagtaattttggtttaattaatgATGGTTTGCGATATGTACATTTAGTAGAATTGATACAAATAATGTTAATATATCGCATTAAATGGCTTGTTGGTACTCAGTCAATTCTAACTCAATTTGATTAACTcgaattaataaattttatcataaaatgTCAATAATCTGGATTCAAAAATTACTTGGACATTAAATGATcccatttcaaaataaattagaCCCGAAATAACTTTGAATCCAAAATGGTGACTTGCctcattcataaaataaaaatagccctaagttaaaataattttaaaattttaaattttggattgatttgattgGTTTCTTTTAATATGGTACCGAGGAAAATACAGGGACTAATCAAAGAATTAGACccgatatttatttttaattattatgtattagtcTTTAATTTTACTTAGACACCAATAAGGTACACCTAAATGTGctatttatgaaaatgattctcattttgttaaaaatagcTTCTGATCTAAATCGTAAGACATTACCCGGTTTAGAATGTAACATAATTTGATAATGGTAGATGGGCATTGCTTTGCTTttataaataccaaattaaatttacaCCATATTTGAAATtgcacaaaaaaaaatttatgaaattttgaagTACTTATAAGTTTGTCAATCTTGGGTGGTAGAAGCGGCTGTGGCGGCAGCGGCGGTGGTGGTGGTTCATTTGACACGGCGGCAAAGGGTGATTCCATCACCAACAGGGAGCATGCAAATCTCAATCCTGGGGTCAACAGCAAGAGCCTTGTTGAGTTCCAAAACGAAGTCTCTGTAGTACCTAACGTACTTCCTAAGTGGAGCATCGGGCGGTGCCACCACCGACCCATTCCACAGTGTGTTGTCGTAGCCAATCAAACCACCAACCTTCACCAACTCTATCAGCCTCTTGTGGTAGTTGAGGTAGTTGTCTTTATCAGCATCCACAAAGATGAAATCAAACGACCCATGATTCTTTTCCTGCACCAAAATTTTCGATTTCAATACTCAAAAAAATTCTCATTGAGGAATAAAAACAAACAGGGGGAGTGCGttgcttaaaaaaaaaaaaagcttacatCTTCCACCAATTTATCAAGAACAGGCATGGCAGGGCCTTCTTTGAATTCAATTTTGTGTGCAACGCCAGCTTTTCGGATTACAGGCAATCCTAACTCGTAGTTTTCTCTGTTGATATCCATGGCCAAGATCTGCAAGTTCAATTTCCTTAGTCAtttaatgatatatattgttgtatgtTTTCATTGCGATCAGAGATCTCTTTAAATCAATCATTATGTATAAAAATCTCGctcaattaatttcaaaatttctcatCAATTACATAACTACGGACAACATTTATCTTACGGATTTCTGAGTTGTATAAGTCACCTTTATGGCCCAAATAAATACCTAAAATTACTCATAGTCTCTCCCCAATCTTTGAGAATAATGCACATCAATGTACTTGAATTCATGCCTTCCTTCACTAGCAATAATTCCGATGCAAATCAAGCTAAGAATCAACTGacaatatatatgataataatctATAACTTTTTTATACAATGACTAGAACTACTTATCCCTCCCTAACTCTTAAATAtgaggataatgcgctttaatGTACTTGAATTCATATCTCCCTCCACTAGCAATAATACCGATGCAAATCGAGCTAAGAATCAATCGACAATATTTATGATAATAATCTATAACTTTTTTTATACAATGACTAGAAGTACTCGTACTCTCTCCTCAACCCCTTAAATGAAAAAATGATAATGCACTTCAATACACTTGAATTCATATCCTCcccactaataataataataataataataataataataataccgaTACAAAGAGTGAACcacaatatatataaaacaccGTTAATCATTTTACCTTTCCATCATCGGGTAAAGCGAGGGCGGTGGCTAACAAAGAATAACCAGTATAAACCCCAATTTCCATGGTATTCTTCGCATTGATCAGCTTAAGAAGCATGTTCAAGAATTGACCTTCATCAGCTGATGTAGTCATAAGGTTCCATGGATGCTTAGCGGTCAACTCTCTGAGCTCTTTCATGGGTTCAGGCTCCCTTGGATATACACTAGTCTCCAATATATACTGTAAAAAAACATCAATAAAATCAAAAGCCCATTTCGAAACAtcgattaaaaactaaaattttcaacaaattcaaacAGGTTTTATTAAAGATGTGCTTCAATGGTTCATACCTGGTAAAGAGCATCGCTTTGCAAAAGGCTCTTATGGCCGACTTCTTGGTGCCTACCAGCTGCAGATTGTTGCTCTTGGGTGGTGTTGGTTGCCATTGCTAATGATCAGCAAAATTGGGGATTTTATTTTTTGCTCTGATTTTCACCTGTTTTTTGTGGAACTTTGAATTGGTCTGCCAATGGTGAGAACTTGAGTTGAAAGATGATGAAATGGGGAATGGGGTTTATATGGAAGTTGAATATACCGGTTGGACCGACGGTTTTGTGGTGAACCGCACGCCAACCCGGTCGGGGGTTGGTGAAGTCCTAAAATTGCATGAATATGGATGACTTGGTGATGAGGTCAAAATCCATTATTTATTGTGTCACTTttctctttcttccttttttttattactttattttatcattactttataaaaaatttaaaataataatctatttattttaatttatcataattttaattttatatttttcaattgagttttagctcgattaaTATAGATATTGTTACTAATGCAGGAGGACATTGGTTCAAGTACgatgaagcgcattatcctcctattcatGAGTTGAGAAGTGATTATGAATACTTTTAGCTACTCTGTTGCTTACTGCATacaaattgttaatttttttttaatttcctacACATAACTCATAATTTtcttatatataaatttcatggttgtattataaaaatatatcattaattcatttgattaaaattttatactttaccCCCCGATTAAATCtgaaaattcaaatatgataaATATGTATAATAGAATTTAAACTTGAGTactcaaaaaccctaaatctcaatatttattaacaataTCGAGAGTTTTATcagattataaattaaataaaaccccATACCTAGATTTTGGTCAATATGATTGGGGCTAGGAAGGTGGTGGTGATGGGATTCACCaactttgtaattattttcttttatattttagtccttatatttttagaattagtAAAGAGAACTTATATGTtgaaaaaaccgaacaaaatgatcattttgtaataattgaaaaaaatatattaattttatagtgttaatttaatatataataaatatgatatttttaagtGATGTGGTATATTCACCCGACCTATCATAACTTCAAAAACTTGAATTTCATTCACTAGTTTAATGCAATGGTTTATGTTTTTTAAGCCGCAATGGGTCGGTGAGCATTATAGACTAATGCCATGTCATTTGATTAAGTTCACCTCCTAAAATTAATCATTCTTTTCTTTGAGTAttacaaaaatggttattttattcatttgttcAACATACAAGGACCTACGAATAGATATGGACTTTACTCTCAGCCCAAAAAGGTGAAATTGTAATTTGGTCGcttcaaatataataattatgCATTATAAAACTTAAACGTGAATACTCAAAGATTTTAAATCTCAACATTTATTAACAATGTCGAGAATTTtattagattataaattaaataaaaccccATACCTAGAATTTGGTGAATATAATTTGGGGCTAGGATGGTGGTGATGTGATCCACCAAATTtgtcatcatttcttttataagttaGGCAAATGGAGAGTTGGTATTTATGCCAAATAGAAGAAActggaaataaataaataaataaatatggaagTTGGTAAACTTAGAGGTTGGTGAATGGGGGAATCATTGGgggaaaaaaaatctattttggtGTAGGATAGGGAAAAGTTGGGTAAAAGTATTGTGATAGTCCTTGTACTATTGTATAAATCacattttagtctttatatttttagaattgtaaaatgatattttgtaagatttgaaaaaaaaactattaattttgtggtgttaatttaatatataatatgatatttttaagcGATGTGGAATTTTCACCCAGCCCACCATAGCTCTAAAAACTTGAATTTCATTCGCTAGTTTAATGCTGGTTTTTTacatcaataatataaaataaatactaaagtAGGATAATAGGATCAATATTAGCGAAATTAGACAAATATAACAGCAAAAAACTGGTGTCGTCTGACCAATCGACGGCACCGTTTTTctctttgaaaaaaattaattcttttgGGTGCAGCCTTACCAATCGACAACACCtgtatttaaaacttaaaatacaatttttttaatagtataagcataaaaataaaataaaaaatttgatgctactacactttattatttttaataaaatatttttaagctgGAAAAAactgaaatattaaaaaaagaaagaaaagaaagtagcTACTTTCATGGTTTGTTTCCATCATTATACGGTGAATAATAACCGTTGTGCGATTTTCAACGAAAATTATGTTGACAGTCAAACAAATCTATGGTCAATAATAAATACGTGTAAATAAAGCAATAGATCCACGGCAATTGTGTTTTGATGAGgataaagttttatatttatttaaattttgtgcattaattttcaaaaaaaaaattgtacattAATAATTTAGTATATTAGTCCTTCCTTTTTCACACATGTCCAATCTTTTTCTATTTCCTTTTCACCCATCTTCAGTTCGGGTTCTGATACtcgataaattttaatatattagtgtttcttttcaacttaaaaaaaaaattattaaaaataatagagtGTCACCTAACACATAGCcaatacaataaaaaatatttttttcttttatacgtatattgataaaaaaaattgtagtttaaattttaaatacaagtGTCGCCAATTGGTCAGGCGACATCAGTTATTTTCTGTTGTCTTTACCTAATTTCGTGAATATTAATCTCTTATCCTATtctggtatttatttatttattttatattattgaggAAAAAAACCAGTTTAATGCAATGGTTTATGTTTTTTAAGCCGCAATGGGTCAAGTGAGCATgcccaaataattaaaaatttcatgtcATATTTTAAATCAATGCCACGTCATTTGATTAAGTTCACCTCCTAAAATTAATTGTTCTTTTCTTCGAGCATtataaaaatggttattttattcatttgcttGACATACAAGGATCCATGAGCGGGTAGGGGCTTTGCTCTCGActccaaaatgataaaattataatttgattgcTTCAATAATCATGAAACTGTAAGTTAATATATtgataaaattacaaattagtcctttaaaaactataattcaattttatccTTAAGTTTTTGGCAAAAACCTATACAATAAAAAGTTTGTACTAATTAGAGATTTTAATTACAGTTCGAAGTTGCTAGTTTTAGGGATTTTTTAATTGCAAAtggtcaaatttttttttatttatccaacTAAATAAGTTATTtctggaaatattttttttaaaatacattgaTATTTATGGGTGTCGAgtttagtataaaattttaactatcgAATCTTTTTAGGATTGAGGAGGggacaaagaaaaaaatttcaaccGATAAATTTGACATTAGACCTTGACTCTCACTAGTGTCGAGATTCATTtcaatattttgattaatttctaAGTTTAATTTCAAATTTGACTCGAATGGATGTTTAGTTTTCTTCAAtactttaatttcaaaataaataaaaaaaattattaatttttgtaaaagaaaaatatgaaatttagaataattagatcttttaatcatgaaattatataaattagtATCTAGTCCGTGCTTCACAttagattaattatttatttggatTAAACtatagagtaaaaatttaaaagttaaaatatgctctaagtccGTATACACTTTTTGTGTTtggaatttagtccctacttttatttttaagaatatagtccttttactttttagatttaaaaattgaGGTTTAGTTGTTACcgatgttaaaattattttattaaattatttggtgTGATATTTTGAGATTAAAAATACTATATTCTCTTGATAgtcacataataataaaaataatgttaaaaatattaattagattttttcttaaaatcacTCGTTCGAACTTgttatgataaaataaatttttttctattgaaatagtgCTCTTAATAAAAATTAACGTCAATATTTTGATTGAAATGGTTAATAATATTACCTAAGCTTAATGATATTATAAGCTattgaacttttaaaaaaatcaatttagccCCTCTGAATTTTATGTACTCAATCGAGCCATTGAACTAATAAAACAAGCAAAGTAGGCCATTTGATTGATGTTGACCATTTAATATATGCCATGTCAGCATCGAATGCTGATGTGAAAGTGTCATTTCAgcacaaaatttaaataaataagtacACAATGAATATAAACAAACTGTTGCCCATGTTCATTTGAATCTGGACACCTATGTATCTAGATACATTAAggaattataaaaaaacataaaaaaatatttaaaaaaactagaaattaattaaaaatcataaaatttcatgaaatttataaacaaaattattatttttatatttcaaattagAAAATGAATATCAACAACTTATATCATAAAATCAAGattaacaaatttttttgttatatttttaccTCATTTTTCATTTGCACAAGTtatattacttaaataatttaatcaaaataaggAAATTATTTttatgggttttaattaatttctaataattttatgatttttttctaatttttatggtttttaaatatttttataaattttttaaaaaattttatggcttttaatttatttttctaattatttttataaattttaatgatttttatatatttttttataaattctttatgtttttttaataattctagaataaatttaaataaatgtgTGTCCATATTTATTGTgtacttattttaaaaataatttatcttttACTTTTTTGTTGATCTAACATTGTCATGTTAGCAATCGGCACTGACGTGGCATCTGTTAATAACCACGTTAGTGTTGTCTTTAAATATGATCAACATCAGTCAAATGGCTTATTTAGTTAGTTTTGTTTGTTTAATGGTTTAATTGGATGTAAAAAATTCGAAAGTGcttattgatttaaaaaaaaaaactcgaggacttattttactaataaacttgttaattatttagactaagtaatgatattataaaagttgatggatcaaattatgtcaaaattttatctcaaatttcaacataacctaggggccaaaattaaaatttgaccattttttataatataataaggactatataaacctaaaaaaaaaagaagccacATGTCAGTCTTTAAAACTATTACTTTATATAACTGcataatattttaactatttaaactaaataataacattataaaaatttaatgaccaaattatatttaaattaaagaataaagattaaaatttaaaattaagcatattaaaaggactaaaactaaaatttaatcatttatctaatattaatattaatatatatgtgtatatagaGAGAGAGTTTCTTGATGGGTGTGCCACTTGTCAACAAAAGGGTGGTCCTTTCAACCTCCCCttttttataagtatataaataataataaattgtttttttagtCAAACAAAACTGAATACCGCGTTTGGTGAGAGAGTCCAAACTTTTTGCTTTGAGTCAAAGCTTTTGTGCTAACAAACATTGGTTTTTAAATTAAATCGAAGATGGAATCAGTCAGATTATTGATTTGTTGATCTAATCAGTTCAattaaaaaactattaaaattttaaaaaatattggttTGACTGTTTATTCAACCGATTTTTTAACCTGATCAATAGGCTCATACCAATTATTGATCTAATAAGTTTAAAAACACCTTTTGGACCTTGGTAACCCAATCGATTCAACAAGCAGATTAGATCGGTTCAAATAACATTGCTAACAACCCCGTTTTTCTTTTGCCTCGATTTGTCCCATTTCCTCTATTACTCTTTTTCTATCAAAATAAAAGCACACTTGGTAAGGCACATTGTATTCTTAAAAGGAATACTCAAGTTCGAATATTGAAAATGATATTGTTAGAACGGGTAATCATGAACTTGAATATAGACTGTAAAACGAACATAAAagttatttgtgtatatatattattacttaaatataaatgtgtatatatatctttttatattattttgatattattttgtgGCTTGGAGATAAGGTAGGGGTTGCCGGCTTTGATGATATTTAGATTGGTATTTGAGTATGATATCGtaattttataaagtaaattatattacttTTAGTGtgtttatatctttttatatgtaaaaaatatgaaaaaaaaatttgagatatTTTAGTTTTGGCGGAACTACAAAATGCATTCTCgatgttttgggtttttttattttagctcttaacatttttttattgtaatCTCACCCACAATGTtgcaaaaaatttcaaataaaatcaaaattgacAGAAATCATCAGTCAACTAACGACCAACCATACTATTCTATGCAGCATGACACATCATTGAGATGTGttattttttgtgaaaaaataTCAATTGAAGTGGAAGGTTTCTTCAAACAAGGAGATGGATCAACTATTCAATTAAATGATATTGAGTATATTTTCTATGTCTTTTCGAGAGGCCAGTGGGCTATTTCTTTGCAAAATTGTGCTTAATTTTATAGGTGATAATTCCACCAAGATCTCTTCGGGAGAAGAATCCACGTGAATCGATTTTTTAGAAGAACATATCCAGAGAGAGAATTGGATTTGGTTAGACAATATATGATCAGTAAACAGGGATCAATTTTTTAGCCGTACAAAATATAACTTCAAATATTTAATATGATTCCACAAAATCTAATTTTGTTTAAGTAATTGTTTCGATTTTATTAGTAATAAGATTTCGGaaagagaatttattttctaaaaagaaaaatttttttccttctcttctctCAAATACGACTGCCACCGTTCAGGCCACCGCGCCGGAAATAgcttagtccaaaaatcatacacTTTCAAATCCTTAACGAACTCCATCCAAAGCCAATGAACAACAATAAACGTCAATAGTCAATAACcaatcaaacaatttttttttaaaaaaggaaagaCCCTGTTTTGAAGACCTTTTTTCGATCAAGGTCTGATTCATGGAGATCTCGTCACTTTCTTGACGATTCGGATGTTGAAGCTCAAGTCCATGATGCGGTAGATAACATATTGGAAACCCGCTGCCATCCGACGATAGAGCTACGAGATCGAAAAGAGAATAGTTCgggtttaaaggttaaattttgaaCTAATTGTGCTGAATTCTCAAAGATCGAAACCGTTGAAATTCGCGAGAGGAAGAAAATAGAGTAATTAGTGGTACCCGATCAGAGTTTAAACGCCGGAGATGATAGCTCTCAACTGTGTTTATGGCGATGCTGAGGTttcgagaaaaaaaaaagaaacataagGGGAGAGAGAGAAGGAAGACGCCAGCACAGATTAAGGACACCGACAGTGTGAACGGATCAGGGACTGCTACAACAGCGTGGCTTGAAGGAAGGTGGCTAGGGTTTTTGtgttgaagaaaaagaaagaagaaaaaaagaaaataaaatagaaggaaAGAAACTATAAagggaaataaagaaaaaaagaaaatgggttttttaatcctttaatgcatttaaaaaaattattatattttaaaataaagtttttattttttaaaaagattataaaatatcACATTAATGGTGATGCGTCATGCCATGTGAGCAAAAAATGTTTATCCTTATTTAACTAAAAGTTTCCgttaattttggttttatttgaaaGTTCTAAAATGTTACGAGTGAAATTGCAACAACAAAAAAATGTTAAGGGCTTAAGTGAAAAACCCCGAATCGTTGAGGGTGGATTTTACCATAATTTAGTTTTCCTTAaagcttttttatttatttaaaagggtttttttttttatatttgcatACTCATGTTCAAATGTTATAGGTTATTGATACGCTAGCCTAGAACAAGGTAAAAGATTGGTTGACTCACAAATTGGTACAAACtgatttaaatcaaattaaaaattagttGAACCAACAATTAAACCAATTTaatagaattttataatttttaataatttattgaatttgatACAAACAAATCAAGAATACCATTTatccaatttcaaaaaaaatatatttataaatattaagattCAAACTCGAAACTCGCTAAATACCACCAATTTAAAACATCTACATAGATTAATTGAGCTAAAAGAAAGGGTTCAAATTATCCTATGTTACTCggactcttcatttttttttattgtaagtCATCGTTATCTTACCGCGCAAGTAACTATATCTTTCCAATATGCAGTTTATAATCAACCATTCCATATGtggaaaaaaaacaacaaagatTTTGCTTTCAATTGAATCAAAAATGGCAGAATGAGAATAATATATTACATTGTTCTTTGGTTAATCTATGGATGATTCTGAAAAATAGCCATGAAGAAAAAGAATGTATAGtccttattgaatttattttgttTCGAATGAGTGAAAGAATATGTATTTTACCTATTTCAAAAATCGTCCAATGAATTTCGAATCGATCCGAACCCGATCATGTTTTCAAAGCTACAAGTTGTACTCAACTTGAAACATGAGCTTCTCTAGCTTGTTTTCATCGAACCCCGAATTGTCCAAATATATTTCACAAATCGACTGATCTAAACACAAGCTTGTTCCGCCAATGCATCTCGAATTGCAGAAGCCTCAATGCTATCTTCCTCATAGTGCTGCTGGTGATGGAAGGTTTGAGTATGCCCCAAGTAATCTCCCATGGTTTCACACAATGCAGAATCATCTTCCCTCATGAGCAACACATTATGCAAAATCGAACAAGCCCCGATAACGGCGACCGCAGCCTTCAACTCTTCGTGTATCGGTCGGTTTAAAATCCCCCAATTCTTCAAACTAGCAATGGTTTTCAACGCCGATGAACGCATTACACTAAGCGCCGCGTTGAACCTCGCTCGGCTCGAACCCGGAAAAACGTCATGGAAAGGCACCATTAACCATGGAAGCAAAGGGTAATCACCATCACCAACAAAATATTGATTCACAGCTTCTCCATTGATGATCAAAGGGCTTGAGTTTAATAACCTGCCTTCTTCAATATCTTTATACAAAGTTGAACATTCAAGTACTTTAAAATCTCTTTTGTTCCCTTTAAAACCTGCAATTATGCTTAAGATTTTTGATGATGAATCCACCACTATTTGAGCTGCAATACTATCAATGCCGCCATTGTTATCGTTCACAATGCTGAATCTCGTGCAATCGATGGCACCGCAACAATTCGGTAACCCGGTGAGTCTTTCGAACGAGGAGGAGACTGAGTTGAGCTCGTCGGCAGTCGGAAACGCGACCCAGAATCGGAAATTAGTGCAGAGGACTCGACAGAGATGTTTGGTACAGAAACGAGTCACTGACTCGGGAACCCCAAATCGTTGAGCGATTTCGGGGTAACTCGAACCGGTGGCTAACCTAAACAAACCAATCCCTAGACGTAACTCGGCGGATAGATTCAACGGGGAACCAACCGGGTCCCGGCACTCCAACAACGGTTCAAGCAACCCGGCGAGCCATTCAAAGGTGGAGGATTTCATCCTGAAGAAGGGTTTGAATGAGTCAGGATCCCGAGTCAACCCGAGTCTGACTCGGTCGAGTTGGGGGTCGGTTTGTTCACCGGCGGGCTCGGAATCGGATTCTGAACAATGGGTTCTCTTCCGTTTCCGGGAAACCGAAACGAACGAAAGGGAAGCTGCGATTTGTTGCGATGAGAGCAAATAATTAAGAACGCCGGCAAAGGTGTTGGTGCCATCGGAGAAATGAGTGTCGGCGGTTTTGTTGGAATCAAAGAGAAGGATGATCAATAAAAGGAGTTGAGAGACAAGGGAAGAGAGTAAAGCTGACAATTTTCGAGGATCCATATGTTGTTTCTTGTCGGGGAATGAGGGAATTTTTTTGGTAGTCTTGGGAATCGAGGTTTTTTTGTGTGTCAGAGACTGTTGGGTGAGTCAGAGAAGAGGACCAA from Gossypium hirsutum isolate 1008001.06 chromosome A04, Gossypium_hirsutum_v2.1, whole genome shotgun sequence includes:
- the LOC107945134 gene encoding caffeoyl-CoA O-methyltransferase 5 (The RefSeq protein has 3 substitutions compared to this genomic sequence); the encoded protein is MATNTTQEQQPAAGRHQEVGHKSLLQSDALYQYILETSVYPMEPEPMKELRELTAKHPWNLMTTSADEGQFLNMLLKLINAKNTMEIGVYTGYSLLATALALPDDGKILAMDINRENYELGLPVIRKAGVAHKIEFKEGPAMPVLDKLVEDEKNHGSYDFIFVDADKDNYLNYHKRLIELVKVGGLIGYDNTLWNGSVVAPPDAPLRKYVRYYRDFVLELNKALAVDPRIEICMLPVGDGITLCRRVK
- the LOC107945133 gene encoding protein ALP1-like — translated: MDPRKLSALLSSLVSQLLLLIILLFDSNKTADTHFSDGTNTFAGVLNYLLSSQQIAASLSFVSVSRKRKRTHCSESDSEPAGEQTDPQLDRVRLGLTRDPDSFKPFFRMKSSTFEWLAGLLEPLLECRDPVGSPLNLSAELRLGIGLFRLATGSSYPEIAQRFGVPESVTRFCTKHLCRVLCTNFRFWVAFPTADELNSVSSSFERLTGLPNCCGAIDCTRFSIVNDNNGGIDSIAAQIVVDSSSKILSIIAGFKGNKRDFKVLECSTLYKDIEEGRLLNSSPLIINGEAVNQYFVGDGDYPLLPWLMVPFHDVFPGSSRARFNAALSVMRSSALKTIASLKNWGILNRPIHEELKAAVAVIGACSILHNVLLMREDDSALCETMGDYLGHTQTFHHQQHYEEDSIEASAIRDALAEQACV